In Ruminococcaceae bacterium BL-6, a genomic segment contains:
- a CDS encoding putative Periplasmic (Fe) hydrogenase (Evidence 3 : Putative function from multiple computational evidences; Product type e : enzyme) — protein MKAAAACKNITDGKEIRISVTTFNELYQRLVRASVEGRTPQELEKIRREEFDPHHLDCLLNPDRHPPVWRTGECNCSGEGQASCQVKCLFEAITRDKKGNVRIDPERCTGCSACIEECRAKKLTASRDILPALEKLKSSETPVYAMVAPAFISQFSEEVTPGRLRTAFKRLGFAGMVEVALFADILTLKEALEFNQNIVTESDYQLTSCCCPIWIAMIRKVYHELMPHMPGAVSPMVACGRSIKHLHPGAVTMFIGPCIAKKAEAREADVADSTDFVLTFQEMRDIFECAGIDPASLPEDERDHSSRAGRIYARSCGVSEAVRSTVERISPNRPITVRSSQADGVPACKAMINDLLAGKNHANFLEGMGCVGGCVGGPRAMIPREEGRGNVNRYGEEAVYPTPIDNPYVIELLHRLGFDTVEQLLENSDIFTRVF, from the coding sequence ATGAAGGCAGCCGCGGCGTGCAAGAATATAACCGACGGAAAGGAGATTCGGATTTCAGTGACAACATTCAACGAATTGTATCAAAGGCTGGTTCGGGCTTCGGTGGAGGGCCGAACCCCGCAGGAGCTGGAAAAAATCAGGCGGGAGGAGTTCGATCCCCACCATCTGGACTGCTTGCTGAATCCGGACAGGCACCCGCCGGTCTGGCGCACCGGGGAATGTAACTGCTCCGGGGAAGGGCAAGCGTCCTGCCAGGTGAAATGCCTGTTCGAGGCAATCACCCGGGATAAAAAGGGAAACGTGCGGATCGACCCGGAACGCTGCACCGGATGCTCCGCCTGCATCGAGGAGTGCCGGGCGAAAAAGCTGACGGCGAGCCGCGACATCCTGCCAGCGCTGGAAAAGCTGAAATCCTCCGAAACGCCGGTCTACGCGATGGTCGCCCCGGCGTTTATCAGCCAGTTCAGCGAAGAGGTCACGCCGGGCAGGCTCCGCACGGCATTCAAGCGGCTCGGCTTCGCCGGAATGGTGGAGGTTGCCCTGTTTGCGGATATCCTAACGCTGAAAGAGGCGCTCGAATTCAATCAGAATATCGTCACCGAAAGCGATTATCAGCTGACCAGCTGCTGCTGTCCCATCTGGATCGCCATGATTCGCAAGGTGTACCACGAGCTGATGCCCCACATGCCGGGCGCCGTTTCTCCGATGGTGGCCTGCGGCCGGTCGATCAAGCACCTGCATCCCGGCGCCGTCACGATGTTCATCGGCCCATGTATTGCGAAAAAGGCGGAGGCGCGGGAAGCGGATGTCGCGGATTCCACGGATTTTGTCCTCACGTTTCAGGAGATGCGGGATATTTTCGAGTGCGCCGGGATCGATCCGGCTTCCCTGCCGGAGGACGAGCGCGACCATTCCTCCCGCGCGGGCCGGATCTATGCTAGGAGCTGCGGGGTCAGCGAAGCGGTGAGGAGCACCGTGGAGCGGATCAGCCCCAACCGCCCGATCACGGTGCGGTCCAGCCAGGCCGACGGGGTCCCGGCCTGCAAGGCGATGATCAACGATCTGCTGGCGGGAAAGAACCATGCGAACTTTCTCGAAGGCATGGGATGCGTCGGCGGATGCGTCGGCGGGCCCAGGGCGATGATCCCAAGGGAGGAAGGGCGCGGAAACGTGAACCGGTATGGGGAAGAGGCGGTTTATCCCACGCCCATCGACAACCCGTATGTCATCGAGCTTTTGCACCGGCTCGGCTTCGATACGGTGGAGCAGCTTCTGGAAAACAGCGATATTTTTACCCGCGTTTTCTAG
- a CDS encoding bPH_5 domain-containing protein — protein MILSLLIVTWLMFGVAAASVLFDRHHRNGRILGVTLSRDHAESSPEVKEILRDFTRASWAVPLIFFALSLLALTKGMRPYAEFYLLILMLADFFAAWFFFHRCQEKLRAVKEKNAWTEHRVNVVTVDLNVSKEKGKSGVSATWVWLFFVLSFLPTVFLILSPKAREIYPIGFSLIGPFCQLCMVFLYRQMKNLHAPALSGRTEVNQACAKAEERINTKSASLSGFFMLIFWILFNAVMIYGRDPFLTVLPTVILIVSLLWIAYWQQREIRLAEDRFFGELPESEEGAEPENVWKWGFYCNPNDPRIFVPKRIPSMGFTINIGRRPGKAAGISILALTLILIAAVLGLVLYGGSKDYVVTENGSGLAIDAGMYDMTVEKGRVESVSTIDALPNGTRANGYGGANKSFGHFSLDGYGKCMLYVYNDVGRYIVLKLRGDDPAYVIVNGKSPEETQRLYQEIGQWLKQ, from the coding sequence ATGATTTTATCGCTGCTCATCGTCACCTGGCTGATGTTCGGAGTGGCGGCGGCGTCCGTGCTGTTTGACAGGCATCACCGCAACGGCCGGATCCTTGGGGTCACGCTGTCGCGCGACCATGCGGAATCGTCGCCGGAAGTGAAGGAAATTCTCAGGGACTTCACAAGGGCCTCTTGGGCCGTTCCGCTGATTTTTTTCGCTCTCAGCCTTCTCGCCCTGACAAAGGGAATGAGGCCCTACGCCGAATTCTATCTTCTGATCTTGATGCTGGCGGATTTTTTTGCAGCCTGGTTTTTCTTTCACCGCTGTCAGGAAAAGCTCCGGGCGGTAAAAGAGAAGAACGCATGGACCGAACATCGCGTGAACGTCGTGACGGTGGACCTCAACGTTTCAAAGGAAAAAGGGAAATCCGGCGTTTCCGCCACATGGGTCTGGCTGTTTTTCGTTTTAAGCTTTCTTCCCACGGTATTTTTGATTCTGTCGCCGAAAGCCAGAGAGATCTATCCAATCGGGTTCAGCCTGATCGGCCCGTTTTGCCAGCTGTGCATGGTTTTCCTGTATCGCCAGATGAAAAACCTGCACGCCCCCGCGCTGAGCGGCCGCACGGAAGTCAATCAGGCGTGCGCGAAAGCGGAAGAGCGTATCAACACAAAATCGGCCTCGCTGTCCGGATTTTTCATGCTGATATTCTGGATTTTATTCAACGCCGTGATGATTTACGGAAGGGACCCCTTCCTGACCGTTCTTCCAACCGTCATTCTGATCGTTTCCCTGCTTTGGATCGCATACTGGCAGCAAAGGGAAATCCGCCTGGCGGAAGACCGGTTCTTCGGCGAGCTGCCGGAGAGCGAAGAGGGCGCTGAACCGGAAAACGTATGGAAATGGGGATTTTACTGCAACCCGAACGACCCCAGAATCTTCGTTCCAAAGCGGATCCCGAGCATGGGCTTCACCATCAATATCGGCAGACGGCCCGGCAAAGCGGCCGGGATCTCCATCCTCGCCCTGACCCTCATTTTGATTGCCGCCGTGCTCGGCCTCGTTTTATATGGAGGCTCCAAGGACTATGTCGTCACCGAAAACGGCTCCGGCCTTGCGATCGACGCCGGCATGTACGACATGACGGTCGAAAAGGGACGGGTGGAATCCGTCTCCACGATCGACGCGCTCCCGAACGGCACCCGCGCAAACGGATACGGCGGGGCAAACAAAAGCTTCGGGCATTTTTCGCTCGACGGGTATGGAAAATGTATGCTTTATGTCTACAACGATGTCGGCAGGTACATTGTGCTGAAACTCCGCGGGGATGATCCCGCGTATGTGATCGTCAACGGGAAATCCCCCGAGGAAACGCAGCGCCTTTATCAGGAAATCGGCCAGTGGCTGAAACAATAG
- the bcd gene encoding Butyryl-CoA dehydrogenase (Evidence 2a : Function from experimental evidences in other organisms; PubMedId : 8655474, 11466286; Product type e : enzyme) — MFFQTTEDHEALRAKVREFAETEVKPQTFLMDKENQFPTEIVRKMGEMGWLGIPYPKEYGGQGLDIISYAIAVEELSRVDGGTGVILSAHVSLGSWPIFAYGTEEQKKKYLVPLAKGEKLAAFGLTEPNAGSDAGGTETTAVLEGDHYVLNGGKIFITNADKADTYVVFAVTQPGIGTHGISAFIVEKGWEGFTFGDHYDKMGIRSSSTAELVFNDVKVPKENLLGKEGDGFKIAMSTLDGGRIGIASQALGIAQGAYENALEYSKERIQFGRPICYQQIISFKLADMATKLRASRLLIYSAAELKENHKPYSMEAAMAKQYASDSCLEIVNDALQIFGGNGYLKGMEVERAYRDAKITTIYEGTNEIQRVVIAAHIIGKKPKEAPVAKNGPVTGTRKKMILKDGSAADQVKALVDALKADGYDFTVGIDIDTPISQADRVVSAGKGIGEKKNMELIRKLAVQAGAAVGSSRPVAETLKYVPLNRYVGMSGQKFNGNLYIACGISGAGQHLKGIKDATTIVAVNKDPHAPIFKNCDYGIVGDVMEILPLLTDALDNGEAKKPAPPMKKMKRAVKKAAPAGKHYVCSGCGYEYDPAVGDPENDVEPGTQFDALPEEWICPECGEEKGHFIEA; from the coding sequence ATGTTTTTTCAAACGACAGAAGATCATGAAGCTCTGCGCGCGAAAGTGCGCGAGTTCGCGGAAACCGAGGTAAAGCCCCAGACGTTTCTGATGGATAAGGAAAACCAGTTCCCCACGGAGATCGTCCGCAAGATGGGGGAAATGGGATGGCTGGGCATTCCCTATCCGAAGGAGTACGGCGGGCAGGGGCTTGACATTATCAGCTACGCCATCGCCGTGGAAGAGCTTTCGCGGGTGGACGGCGGCACCGGCGTGATCCTGTCCGCGCACGTTTCGCTTGGCTCCTGGCCGATCTTCGCCTACGGCACCGAAGAGCAGAAGAAGAAATATCTGGTCCCGCTGGCGAAAGGCGAAAAGCTTGCGGCGTTCGGCCTGACCGAGCCGAACGCGGGCAGCGACGCTGGCGGAACGGAGACCACCGCCGTTCTGGAAGGCGACCACTATGTGCTCAACGGCGGGAAAATCTTCATTACCAACGCCGACAAGGCCGATACTTATGTCGTTTTCGCGGTCACCCAGCCGGGGATCGGCACCCACGGAATCAGCGCCTTTATCGTGGAAAAGGGTTGGGAAGGCTTCACCTTCGGCGACCATTACGATAAAATGGGCATCCGCTCTTCCTCCACAGCGGAGTTGGTTTTCAACGATGTGAAGGTCCCGAAGGAAAATCTGCTGGGCAAAGAGGGAGATGGCTTCAAGATCGCCATGTCCACCCTCGACGGCGGCCGCATCGGAATCGCGTCCCAGGCGCTGGGGATTGCGCAGGGCGCCTATGAAAACGCGCTGGAATATTCCAAGGAGCGCATTCAGTTCGGCAGGCCCATCTGTTATCAGCAGATCATCTCGTTCAAGCTGGCGGATATGGCCACAAAGCTCCGCGCGTCCCGCCTGCTGATTTACAGCGCCGCCGAGCTGAAAGAAAACCACAAGCCGTACAGCATGGAAGCCGCCATGGCGAAGCAATACGCTTCCGACAGCTGTCTGGAGATCGTCAACGACGCCCTGCAGATTTTCGGCGGCAACGGCTACCTGAAGGGCATGGAAGTGGAACGCGCGTACCGCGACGCGAAAATCACCACCATTTACGAGGGCACGAATGAAATCCAGCGCGTCGTCATCGCCGCCCATATCATCGGGAAGAAGCCGAAAGAGGCTCCTGTGGCGAAGAACGGCCCCGTCACCGGCACACGCAAGAAGATGATCCTGAAGGACGGCAGCGCCGCCGATCAGGTGAAAGCCCTGGTGGATGCCCTGAAAGCGGACGGATACGACTTCACCGTCGGCATCGACATCGACACCCCCATTTCGCAGGCGGACCGCGTGGTCAGCGCCGGCAAGGGAATCGGCGAGAAAAAGAATATGGAGCTGATCCGCAAGCTTGCCGTGCAGGCGGGCGCGGCGGTCGGCTCCTCCCGTCCCGTGGCTGAAACGCTGAAATATGTTCCCCTGAATCGCTATGTCGGCATGTCCGGCCAGAAGTTCAACGGGAATCTGTATATCGCCTGCGGTATTTCCGGCGCGGGCCAGCATCTGAAAGGGATCAAGGATGCAACGACTATTGTCGCCGTCAATAAGGATCCGCATGCGCCGATCTTCAAGAACTGCGATTACGGCATCGTCGGGGATGTGATGGAAATCCTTCCTCTGCTCACCGATGCGCTCGACAACGGCGAGGCCAAGAAGCCCGCGCCGCCCATGAAGAAGATGAAGAGGGCGGTGAAGAAGGCGGCTCCGGCAGGAAAGCATTACGTCTGCAGCGGATGCGGCTACGAGTACGACCCCGCCGTCGGCGATCCGGAAAACGACGTTGAGCCCGGCACCCAGTTTGACGCACTCCCCGAAGAATGGATCTGCCCTGAGTGCGGAGAAGAAAAGGGACATTTCATTGAAGCTTGA
- a CDS encoding FprA family A-type flavoprotein: MHCVREITDHLYWVGANDHRLALFENIHPIPRGVSYNSYLLLDQKAVLFDTVDWSSCRQFLENIEFLLNGKPLDYLVINHVEPDHAASIEEILLRYPKVRIISTEKAFLLMRQFGFHVDGRMEEVKEGDTRSFGKHVVTFVEAPMVHWPEVMVTFDTTNGVLFSADAFGSFGALDGKMFSDEVDYDRDWIDEARRYYTNIVGKYGPHVQALLKKAGKIDIKIICPLHGLVWRKNLDYLLDKYDKWSRYEPEQKGVLIAYASMYGNTESAAGVLASRLVEKGMKNVAMYDVSSTHVSYLISETFRLSHLVLASVTYNLGIYPVMHNYLMDMKALNLQKRIVAIVENGSWARRSGTLMQEFLENEMKEMTVLDEKLSLNSSMNEDNLPDLDALADSIIASMK, from the coding sequence ATGCATTGTGTCAGAGAAATCACGGATCATCTTTATTGGGTCGGCGCGAACGACCATCGTCTTGCCCTTTTTGAAAACATTCATCCCATCCCCCGCGGGGTGTCCTACAACTCGTATCTGCTTCTGGATCAGAAGGCGGTTCTGTTCGATACCGTGGACTGGTCATCCTGCCGCCAGTTTCTGGAAAACATCGAGTTCCTGCTGAACGGAAAGCCGCTCGATTACCTGGTCATCAACCATGTGGAGCCGGATCACGCCGCTTCCATCGAAGAAATCCTGCTGCGCTATCCCAAGGTCAGAATCATCAGCACCGAAAAGGCTTTTCTGCTGATGCGCCAGTTCGGGTTCCACGTCGACGGGCGCATGGAAGAGGTCAAGGAAGGGGACACCAGGTCCTTCGGCAAACATGTGGTGACGTTTGTGGAAGCGCCCATGGTCCACTGGCCGGAAGTGATGGTGACGTTTGACACCACAAACGGCGTCCTGTTCTCCGCGGATGCGTTCGGTTCCTTCGGCGCGCTGGACGGCAAGATGTTCAGCGACGAAGTCGATTACGACCGCGACTGGATCGACGAAGCACGGCGGTACTACACCAATATTGTCGGAAAATATGGCCCGCATGTCCAGGCGCTGCTGAAAAAAGCCGGAAAAATCGATATCAAGATCATCTGCCCGCTGCACGGCCTTGTCTGGCGGAAAAACCTGGATTACCTTCTGGACAAATACGACAAATGGAGCAGATACGAGCCCGAGCAGAAGGGCGTCCTGATTGCGTATGCCTCCATGTACGGCAACACGGAAAGCGCCGCGGGCGTCCTTGCGTCCCGGCTGGTGGAAAAGGGCATGAAGAACGTGGCCATGTACGACGTTTCCAGCACCCATGTTTCATACCTTATCTCTGAAACCTTCCGCCTGAGCCACCTCGTGCTGGCCTCGGTCACCTATAACCTGGGCATTTACCCGGTGATGCATAATTACCTGATGGACATGAAAGCCCTGAACCTGCAGAAACGCATTGTCGCCATTGTGGAGAACGGCTCCTGGGCCCGCAGGTCCGGCACGCTGATGCAGGAATTCCTGGAGAACGAAATGAAGGAAATGACTGTTCTGGATGAAAAGCTTTCGCTGAATTCTTCCATGAACGAGGACAATCTGCCCGATCTCGACGCTCTTGCCGACAGCATCATCGCTTCGATGAAATAA
- a CDS encoding conserved protein of unknown function (Evidence 4 : Unknown function but conserved in other organisms), with amino-acid sequence MNNQNDGKAGILPSNINLVNPTPKPDAESITQLVKRGGRVEGYQLSNGRTITKQEGVELAKSGDIRGVAVAVRNGSEYLRSLPDGKEDNNLGNLPSISQ; translated from the coding sequence ATGAACAATCAGAACGACGGCAAAGCCGGGATTCTCCCATCGAATATCAATCTGGTGAATCCGACCCCAAAGCCCGACGCGGAATCCATTACACAGCTGGTGAAACGGGGCGGCCGTGTGGAAGGATATCAGCTTTCCAACGGCAGGACCATCACCAAGCAGGAAGGAGTCGAACTCGCCAAATCCGGCGACATCCGCGGGGTGGCCGTGGCAGTGAGGAACGGCAGCGAATACCTGCGCTCCCTGCCGGATGGCAAGGAGGACAACAATCTGGGGAATCTCCCCTCCATTTCTCAATAA
- a CDS encoding Rrf2 family transcriptional regulator — MGGENLLITREMDYALRILRALSGGGRMSASEICERELLPRQFVYKILKKLERAGVVQTTRGAEGGCRLVADLHQLSLYDLREIMEAEKMISACMQPGFQCAWQQKYGSSCTVHRHLVKIQRVLDQELRSHSLHQMLFERD, encoded by the coding sequence ATGGGGGGAGAGAACCTGCTGATTACACGGGAGATGGATTATGCCCTGCGAATCCTGCGCGCGCTGTCGGGCGGGGGACGGATGTCCGCTTCGGAAATCTGCGAGCGGGAACTGCTCCCCCGGCAGTTCGTCTATAAGATTCTGAAAAAGCTGGAGCGCGCCGGGGTGGTACAGACCACCCGGGGGGCGGAAGGCGGATGCCGGCTGGTCGCCGACCTTCATCAGCTCAGCCTGTACGACCTGCGGGAAATCATGGAGGCGGAAAAAATGATCAGCGCCTGCATGCAGCCCGGATTTCAGTGCGCATGGCAGCAGAAATACGGTTCCAGTTGCACGGTTCACCGCCATCTGGTCAAAATCCAGAGGGTGCTGGATCAGGAGCTGCGCTCGCACAGCCTGCACCAAATGCTGTTCGAGAGGGATTAA